The following proteins come from a genomic window of Miscanthus floridulus cultivar M001 chromosome 2, ASM1932011v1, whole genome shotgun sequence:
- the LOC136540226 gene encoding transcription factor bHLH30-like → MGGHGDHHHQEVGVLVDDDDEELEHHARAACGGATSGVVEQGVGDGGGQDAVGMVFEASSSVGSVSAATMAPPQILCWPPPPPAPPQQQQQLHQDHHHHSAGGGGQHQTPFFPLLPPLPPQPPPPQPFFSDFYARRALQFAYDHHHSGGGPSTSSDPLGLYMGHHHGGSGMMMPPPFASSPFGDHFGRMTMQEIMDAKALAASKSHSEAERRRRERINAHLARLRSLLPNTTKTDKASLLAEVIQHVKELKRQTSGITEEACPLPTESDELTVDTSSDEHGRLLVRASLCCDDRADLLPDLIRALKALRLRAIKAEITTLGGRVKNVLVITADDSAGGCEGAAADDDQHQQEEAAPMSPQHTVASIQEALRAVMERTAAAASAAEESGAAASSGGAAGLKRQRTTSLSAILENRSI, encoded by the exons ATGGGTGGTCACGGCGACCACCACCACCAGGAAGTTGGAGTGctcgtcgacgacgacgacgaggagctcGAGCACCACGCGAGGGCGGCCTGTGGTGGCGCCACGAGCGGAGTGGTGGAGCAAGGAGTAGGCGATGGCGGTGGTCAAGACGCCGTGGGCATGGTGTTCGAGGCGAGCAGTAGCGTGGGGAGCGTGAGTGCGGCAACCATGGCGCCGCCCCAGATCCTCTgctggccaccgccgccgcccgcgccgccacagcagcagcagcagctccaccaggaccaccaccaccacagcgctggcggcggcggccagcatCAGACCCCGTTCTTCCCGCTCCTGCCGCCGCTCCCCCCGCAGCCGCCCCCACCGCAGCCCTTCTTCTCCGACTTCTACGCGCGGCGCGCGCTCCAGTTCGCGTACGATCACCACCATTCGGGCGGCGGCCCGTCCACGTCGTCGGACCCGCTCGGCCTCTACATGGGGCACCACCACGGCGGGTCCGGGATGATGATGCCCCCGCCGTTCGCGTCGTCGCCGTTCGGAGATCACTTCGGGCGGATGACCATGCAGGAGATCATGGACGCCAAGGCGCTGGCCGCGTCCAAGAGCCACAGCGAGGCCGAGCGCAGGCGCCGCGAGCGCATCAACGCGCACCTCGCGCGCCTCCGCAGCCTCCTGCCCAacacaaccaag ACAGACAAGGCGTCGCTGTTGGCGGAGGTGATCCAGCACGTCAAGGAGCTGAAGCGGCAGACGTCGGGGATCACGGAGGAGGCGTGCCCGCTGCCCACCGAGTCCGACGAGCTCACCGTCGACACGTCCAGCGACGAGCACGGCCGCCTCCTCGTGCGCGCGTCGCTCTGCTGCGACGACCGCGCCGACCTCCTCCCCGACCTCATCCGCGCGCTCAAGGCGCTCCGCCTGCGCGCGATCAAGGCCGAGATCACCACCCTCGGCGGCCGCGTCAAGAACGTGCTCGTCATCACCGCCGACGACAGCGCCGGCGGCTGCGAGGGGGCGGCGGCGGATGACGACCAGCACCAGCAGGAGGAGGCAGCGCCCATGTCGCCGCAGCACACGGTCGCGTCCATCCAGGAGGCCCTGCGCGCCGTCATGgagcgcacggcggcggcggcgtcggccgCCGAGGAGTCGGGAGCGGCGGCATCGTCAGGCGGCGCCGCCGGGCTCAAGCGGCAGCGCACGACGAGCCTTTCGGCGATCCTAGAGAACAGGTCCATCTAA